In one window of Candidatus Fonsibacter ubiquis DNA:
- the aroB gene encoding 3-dehydroquinate synthase: MKKITIKVNLNHNSYPIIISENLLNNAGLEIKKVIPKAVKFLLITDKNIPKSYIHSILSSLKSKKKYLFTLNAGEKSKNMNFTNKIIEKLFKYNFNRDDCLIALGGGVIGDLSGFASSIFKRGINLVQIPTTLLAQVDSSIGGKTGINSSEGKNMIGTFYQPKLVLIDPLTLKSLPRRHLIAGYAEILKYALIMNRKFFSWLEKNSHDIINLTHINQVMYAIKESCKSKATIVQRDEKEKNLRAILNFGHTFAHAFEAVKKYSNDLIHGEAVLYGMMIASSLSVKMKMLNINEHQRIKDLYRKLNINYKIKNIFNKKDISKIFNYMKHDKKISGSKINLILLKKIGNAKILPSDLNKNIKPILVEQFN; the protein is encoded by the coding sequence ATGAAAAAAATAACAATTAAAGTAAATTTAAATCATAATAGTTATCCAATTATAATTTCAGAAAATTTATTAAATAATGCAGGTTTAGAAATTAAAAAAGTTATTCCAAAGGCAGTAAAATTTTTATTAATTACAGACAAAAATATTCCTAAATCTTATATCCACTCAATTTTGTCTTCATTAAAGTCTAAGAAAAAATATCTCTTTACTTTGAATGCAGGAGAAAAATCAAAAAATATGAATTTTACTAATAAAATTATTGAAAAATTATTTAAATATAATTTTAATCGTGATGACTGTTTAATTGCTTTAGGTGGCGGTGTTATTGGAGATTTATCAGGATTTGCAAGTAGCATATTTAAAAGAGGTATTAATTTAGTTCAAATACCAACAACTTTATTGGCGCAAGTAGATTCCTCTATTGGCGGAAAAACTGGAATTAATTCTAGTGAAGGCAAAAATATGATTGGAACATTCTACCAACCAAAGCTTGTTTTAATTGATCCGCTAACATTAAAAAGTTTACCACGTAGACATTTAATTGCAGGCTATGCTGAAATTTTAAAATATGCCTTAATAATGAATAGAAAGTTTTTTTCTTGGCTAGAAAAAAATTCTCATGACATTATTAATTTAACTCACATAAATCAGGTGATGTATGCAATTAAAGAAAGTTGCAAAAGCAAAGCAACCATAGTGCAAAGAGACGAGAAAGAAAAAAACCTAAGAGCAATACTTAATTTTGGTCATACTTTTGCGCATGCTTTTGAGGCAGTAAAAAAATATTCAAATGACCTTATTCACGGCGAAGCAGTTCTATATGGAATGATGATCGCATCCTCACTGTCTGTAAAAATGAAAATGCTAAATATAAATGAACATCAGCGTATTAAAGATTTATATAGAAAATTAAATATTAATTATAAAATTAAGAATATTTTTAATAAAAAAGATATAAGCAAAATTTTTAATTATATGAAACATGATAAAAAAATATCAGGATCTAAAATTAACTTAATTTTATTAAAAAAAATTGGAAATGCTAAAATTTTACCATCCGATTTGAATAAAAATATTAAACCTATTTTAGTAGAGCAATTTAATTAA
- a CDS encoding shikimate kinase produces MATHKSLVLVGMMGTGKSTIGKEVAKKLKIEFIDTDALIENETNQTIAEIFKKNGEKYFRDLEEKTFLKIKNDKEKIISVGGGAFINESIRKKILKEYLSVWLNMDEDLIINRIKRNPKKRPMVDQNNIEKSVKNLKKTRDPIYKLANYEINCNLNSKNKIVERIIDFYEKNNN; encoded by the coding sequence ATGGCAACGCATAAAAGTTTAGTATTAGTAGGAATGATGGGAACTGGCAAAAGTACTATTGGAAAAGAAGTTGCAAAAAAATTAAAAATTGAATTCATAGATACGGACGCATTAATAGAAAACGAAACTAATCAAACGATTGCTGAAATCTTTAAAAAAAATGGAGAAAAATATTTTAGAGATTTGGAAGAAAAAACTTTTTTAAAAATTAAAAATGATAAAGAAAAAATAATTTCTGTAGGTGGAGGTGCATTTATTAATGAGTCTATTAGAAAGAAAATTTTAAAAGAATATTTATCTGTTTGGTTAAATATGGATGAGGATTTGATTATTAATCGTATTAAAAGAAATCCTAAAAAGAGACCCATGGTAGATCAAAATAATATTGAAAAAAGCGTAAAAAATTTAAAAAAAACTAGAGACCCGATATATAAATTGGCGAACTATGAAATAAATTGTAACTTAAATAGTAAGAATAAAATCGTTGAAAGAATTATAGATTTTTATGAAAAAAATAACAATTAA
- the aceB gene encoding malate synthase A, protein MKSFPKNTIITGKISKEFEEILTLDCLEFVADLHRKFNSRRLELLKRRQEVQKKIDGGWRPNFLDETKSIREKDWKILGVPNDLQDRRVEITGPTNQKMIINALNSGASCFMADLEDSATPAWNNVIEGQINLKNAINKKINFTDKTTGKEYKLNEKHAVLIVRPRGWHLDEAHFLVDNEKCSGGIFDFAIYFYHNAKQLIKNGTGPYFYLPKMESHLEARLWNDVFTEAQKKLGIKNGTIKATVLIETILASFEMDEILFELKDHIVGLNCGRWDYIFSYIKKFKNFKDFLLPDRSIVKMTSHFLRSYSLLLIKTCHRRGAHAMGGMAAQIPIKDNEALNQKAMDAVKQDKLREANDGHDGTWVAHPGLVKIAKDVFDEKMPQPNQVNKIPSNIKIEANDLLLAEKGDITEDGLRKNISVGIQYLAAWLGGNGCVPLYNLMEDAATAEISRAQVWQWNKHQCKTIDGKTIDPVYVKKIVKEEMVQIKKEVGEQKFEKGNYERAAKMFEEMSIANQFEDFLTVPAYNEIIRSEAR, encoded by the coding sequence ATGAAATCTTTTCCAAAAAATACCATTATTACAGGAAAAATTTCTAAAGAATTTGAAGAAATCTTAACTTTGGATTGTTTAGAGTTTGTAGCTGATTTACATCGAAAATTTAATTCACGAAGACTTGAGTTGTTAAAACGTAGGCAAGAAGTTCAAAAAAAAATTGATGGTGGCTGGCGTCCAAATTTTTTAGATGAAACTAAATCTATAAGAGAAAAAGATTGGAAAATTTTAGGTGTTCCAAATGATCTACAAGATCGCAGGGTTGAAATTACCGGACCTACTAATCAAAAAATGATTATCAATGCTCTAAATTCTGGAGCAAGTTGTTTTATGGCGGATCTTGAAGATTCAGCAACTCCAGCTTGGAATAATGTTATTGAAGGTCAAATTAATTTAAAAAATGCAATTAATAAAAAAATTAATTTTACAGATAAAACTACTGGTAAAGAATACAAATTAAATGAAAAACATGCTGTTCTTATTGTAAGACCGAGGGGATGGCATTTGGATGAAGCTCATTTCCTAGTTGATAATGAAAAATGTTCAGGAGGAATATTCGATTTTGCTATTTATTTTTACCATAATGCTAAGCAATTAATTAAGAATGGTACGGGTCCTTATTTTTATCTACCAAAAATGGAAAGTCATCTTGAGGCTAGACTTTGGAACGATGTATTTACTGAAGCACAAAAAAAATTAGGTATTAAAAACGGAACCATCAAAGCAACAGTTCTAATTGAGACAATTTTAGCTTCTTTTGAAATGGATGAAATTCTATTTGAATTAAAAGATCATATAGTAGGTTTAAATTGTGGAAGATGGGATTATATTTTTAGCTACATAAAAAAATTCAAAAATTTTAAAGATTTCTTACTACCAGATCGATCAATTGTTAAAATGACTTCACATTTTTTAAGATCGTATAGTTTATTATTAATTAAAACCTGTCATCGCAGAGGTGCTCACGCAATGGGTGGAATGGCCGCTCAGATACCAATTAAAGATAATGAAGCTTTAAATCAAAAAGCAATGGATGCAGTAAAGCAGGATAAATTAAGAGAAGCTAATGATGGTCATGATGGTACTTGGGTTGCTCATCCTGGTTTAGTAAAAATTGCAAAAGATGTGTTTGATGAAAAAATGCCACAACCAAACCAAGTTAACAAAATTCCAAGTAATATAAAAATTGAAGCTAATGATTTATTATTGGCTGAAAAAGGAGATATCACTGAAGACGGTCTTAGAAAAAATATTTCTGTAGGAATTCAATATTTAGCTGCATGGCTTGGTGGAAATGGTTGTGTACCTCTTTATAATTTAATGGAAGATGCTGCTACCGCTGAAATATCAAGAGCTCAGGTTTGGCAATGGAACAAGCATCAATGTAAAACTATTGATGGTAAAACTATTGACCCTGTCTATGTAAAAAAAATTGTAAAAGAAGAAATGGTACAGATTAAAAAAGAGGTTGGAGAGCAAAAATTTGAAAAAGGCAATTACGAGCGAGCGGCGAAAATGTTCGAAGAAATGTCAATTGCTAATCAATTTGAGGATTTCCTAACTGTTCCAGCATATAACGAAATTATAAGATCAGAAGCTAGATAA
- a CDS encoding acetyl-CoA carboxylase carboxyltransferase subunit alpha — MNYLDFEDDIKALDQRVQELKAPYLAKGITTIENPTIVDAERRLNEALDRTYANLNRWQKTKVARHEFRPRSIHYIEKIFPDFINLSGDRLYGEDQSVLAGFSTLDGVSVLVIGQEKGNDTQSRIQRNFGMMRPEGYRKSMRLMNLADRLNIPIITFIDTPGAYPGKGAEERGQAEAIAKCIECCLNVKVPLISVVIGEGGSGGAIALATANKVLMLEYSVYSVISPEGCASILWRDPKKAKEAAEAMKISSQDLFENKIIDEIIKEPKGGAHRNHDEIVSNVTLSIKKNLNELIKISPDELIYQRKNRFLSIGRDVMITKEEFYKDTHINTVTFNPFNWKLLLQNNRKLVATVVVIIILFILVLIFA; from the coding sequence ATGAATTATTTAGATTTTGAAGACGATATTAAAGCATTAGACCAAAGAGTTCAGGAATTAAAAGCTCCTTATCTTGCAAAAGGAATTACTACAATTGAAAATCCGACAATTGTTGATGCTGAAAGAAGGTTGAATGAGGCATTAGACCGAACGTATGCAAATCTAAACCGATGGCAAAAAACAAAAGTAGCAAGACATGAATTTAGACCTCGTTCTATTCATTATATTGAAAAGATTTTTCCAGATTTTATTAATTTATCAGGTGATCGCTTGTATGGAGAAGATCAATCCGTGTTGGCAGGTTTTTCAACTCTGGATGGGGTATCAGTTTTAGTTATTGGGCAGGAGAAAGGTAATGACACTCAATCTAGAATTCAAAGAAATTTTGGGATGATGAGGCCAGAGGGATATCGCAAAAGTATGCGTCTAATGAACCTTGCAGATAGATTAAATATTCCAATAATAACTTTTATAGACACTCCTGGCGCTTATCCTGGCAAAGGCGCAGAAGAACGAGGTCAGGCAGAGGCGATTGCAAAATGCATTGAGTGTTGTCTTAATGTGAAAGTTCCATTGATTTCAGTTGTTATAGGAGAAGGAGGTTCAGGCGGAGCTATAGCCCTTGCAACCGCTAATAAAGTTTTAATGTTAGAATATTCAGTTTATTCAGTAATATCGCCAGAAGGGTGCGCATCAATTCTTTGGCGCGATCCAAAAAAAGCTAAAGAAGCAGCGGAGGCAATGAAAATTTCTTCACAAGATTTATTTGAAAATAAAATTATTGATGAAATTATTAAAGAGCCCAAAGGTGGAGCCCATCGAAATCATGATGAAATAGTTTCAAATGTCACTTTAAGTATTAAAAAAAATTTAAATGAACTAATAAAAATTTCTCCAGACGAGCTCATTTATCAGAGAAAAAATAGATTTTTAAGTATTGGACGAGACGTGATGATTACTAAAGAAGAATTTTATAAAGATACACATATTAACACAGTAACTTTCAATCCATTCAATTGGAAATTATTACTTCAAAATAATCGTAAGTTAGTTGCAACAGTTGTTGTAATTATAATTTTATTTATTTTGGTATTAATTTTTGCTTAA
- the secA gene encoding preprotein translocase subunit SecA yields the protein MIPGLNILKKIFKTSNERKLAEIQPLVQKINLLEPEIQKLSDQELKNKTQEFKNRIKNGENLTKILPEAFACVREASIRTTGQRHFDVQLMGGIILHQGGISEMKTGEGKTLVATLPAYLNSLTEKGVHVVTVNDYLAKRDSEWMSKIYNFLGVSVGCIVSGIDDVSRKAQYECDITYGTNNEFGFDYLRDNMKYSIAEMVQRKHYFCIVDEVDSILIDEARTPLIISGPTEDNSSQYFLCNKLVNQLSKEHYDTDEKDRSALLTEKGIDFIEDKLRKINLLKGSNFYDPQNLSIVHHINQSLRANMLFSKDKDYIVKDNQIYIIDEFTGRIMEGRRYSDGLHQAIEAKEGVQIQNENQTLASITFQNYFRLYEKLSGMTGTAMTEAEEFYEIYKLDVVEVPTNRPMVRKDFNDKIFRTEKEKFNAIIKEIISANEKKQPVLIGTTSIEKSERISKILKQESIKHNVLNAKFHEQEANIIAQAGRIGAVTIATNMAGRGTDIQLGGNLGLKIKEGGTNDKILIDRTKKDHEDEKAKVLASGGLFVIGTERHESRRIDNQLRGRTGRQGDVGSSIFYLSLQDDLMRIFGSEKIDFMLQKLGLKEGESIDHPWINKALEKAQQKVEGRNFDIRKTLLQFDDVMNDQRKVIFEQRLGVIKNQKIYDVVNDIFDEIVDNLIDEINNYRDSGDANTKKLVKTKTERLCGTKINDGEFDLWLSKSTPEKKEFFKKHFDQRRNARISTAGDEINKDVEKRIFLQNLDYEWRSHLQYLEQLRQVIGLRGYGQKNPLDEYKRESFNLFKELLAKIKENLIIFLINIQVTKEERPPQPQQPVIEEKISRNAPCICGSGKKYKNCCGTLSKN from the coding sequence ATGATACCTGGTTTAAACATTTTAAAAAAAATATTTAAAACATCCAATGAGCGTAAGCTTGCTGAAATACAGCCGTTAGTTCAAAAAATTAATTTGTTAGAACCAGAAATTCAAAAACTTTCAGATCAAGAATTAAAAAATAAAACACAAGAATTTAAAAATCGAATAAAAAATGGTGAAAATTTGACTAAAATTTTACCAGAAGCATTCGCTTGTGTACGTGAAGCAAGTATTAGAACCACAGGACAAAGACATTTTGATGTACAATTAATGGGGGGAATTATTCTTCATCAAGGTGGTATTTCAGAAATGAAAACCGGTGAAGGAAAAACACTTGTTGCAACTTTACCAGCCTATTTAAATAGCCTAACCGAAAAAGGCGTGCATGTCGTAACAGTGAACGATTATCTTGCAAAACGTGATTCCGAATGGATGTCTAAAATTTACAATTTTTTAGGTGTAAGTGTTGGATGTATTGTAAGTGGTATCGATGATGTTAGCCGAAAAGCTCAATATGAATGTGACATCACCTATGGAACAAATAATGAATTTGGATTTGATTATTTAAGAGATAATATGAAGTATTCCATCGCCGAGATGGTACAGCGAAAACATTACTTCTGTATTGTCGATGAAGTAGACAGCATCTTAATTGATGAAGCCAGAACTCCTTTGATAATTTCTGGGCCAACAGAAGATAATTCTTCTCAATATTTTTTATGCAACAAATTAGTTAATCAGCTTAGCAAAGAACATTATGATACTGATGAAAAAGATCGTAGCGCCTTACTAACTGAAAAGGGAATTGATTTTATTGAAGATAAGTTAAGAAAAATAAATTTATTAAAAGGCTCAAATTTTTATGATCCACAAAACTTATCCATCGTTCATCATATAAATCAATCTTTAAGAGCAAATATGCTATTTAGTAAAGATAAAGACTATATCGTTAAAGATAATCAAATTTATATTATCGATGAATTTACCGGTCGTATTATGGAAGGCAGAAGATATTCTGACGGCTTACATCAAGCGATTGAAGCAAAAGAAGGAGTTCAAATTCAAAATGAAAATCAAACTTTAGCTTCGATTACTTTTCAAAATTATTTTAGATTATACGAAAAACTTTCTGGTATGACTGGAACAGCTATGACTGAGGCTGAAGAATTTTATGAGATTTATAAATTAGATGTAGTTGAAGTACCTACCAATAGACCGATGGTTAGAAAAGATTTTAATGATAAAATTTTTAGAACTGAAAAAGAAAAATTTAATGCCATTATAAAAGAAATTATTTCTGCAAATGAAAAAAAGCAACCAGTTTTGATTGGAACCACTAGTATTGAAAAGTCTGAAAGAATTTCTAAAATTTTAAAACAAGAGTCAATAAAACATAATGTTTTAAATGCAAAATTTCATGAACAAGAGGCTAACATAATTGCACAAGCGGGCCGAATTGGTGCGGTCACTATTGCGACTAATATGGCCGGTCGTGGAACAGATATTCAACTTGGTGGAAATTTAGGTCTTAAGATTAAAGAAGGTGGAACAAATGACAAAATTTTAATTGATAGAACTAAAAAAGATCATGAAGATGAAAAAGCCAAAGTGTTAGCTAGTGGTGGATTATTTGTTATTGGAACAGAACGACATGAAAGCAGAAGAATAGATAATCAATTAAGGGGACGAACTGGAAGACAAGGTGATGTGGGTAGCTCGATTTTTTATTTAAGTTTGCAAGATGATCTGATGAGAATTTTTGGATCTGAAAAGATTGATTTTATGCTACAAAAATTAGGACTTAAAGAAGGAGAATCCATAGATCATCCATGGATTAATAAAGCTCTGGAAAAAGCTCAACAAAAAGTTGAGGGAAGAAATTTCGATATTAGAAAAACCTTATTACAATTTGACGATGTAATGAATGATCAAAGAAAAGTAATTTTTGAACAAAGGTTAGGTGTAATAAAAAATCAAAAAATTTATGATGTAGTAAATGATATTTTTGATGAAATTGTAGATAATTTAATTGATGAAATAAATAATTATCGAGATAGCGGAGATGCTAATACAAAAAAATTAGTGAAAACCAAAACAGAGCGTTTATGTGGAACTAAAATTAATGACGGTGAATTTGATTTATGGCTTTCAAAAAGCACTCCAGAAAAAAAAGAATTTTTCAAAAAGCATTTTGACCAAAGAAGAAATGCAAGAATTTCAACTGCAGGAGATGAAATTAATAAAGATGTTGAAAAAAGAATTTTTTTGCAAAATCTTGATTACGAATGGAGAAGTCACTTGCAATATCTTGAACAGTTAAGACAGGTTATAGGTCTTAGAGGTTATGGTCAGAAAAACCCACTGGATGAATATAAAAGAGAAAGCTTTAATTTATTTAAAGAACTACTTGCTAAGATTAAAGAAAATTTAATTATTTTTTTAATTAATATTCAAGTAACAAAAGAAGAAAGACCTCCACAGCCACAACAGCCTGTTATAGAGGAAAAAATTTCAAGGAACGCACCTTGTATTTGTGGATCGGGTAAAAAATATAAAAATTGTTGTGGTACGTTAAGCAAAAATTAA
- the argJ gene encoding bifunctional glutamate N-acetyltransferase/amino-acid acetyltransferase ArgJ, with product MTTLFQNFFKKKQLNRVTKDFPEMPSIDGLEMSTASAGLYNTNRDDVSLFYFPDGAIFSAVYTKSSTRSVCIDWNIKANKKDIRALLVNTRNANAYTGKQGLNSIIELAKFFSDKKKISNKQILFASTGVIGQPFPLAKVKGALPNLIEKLKRPIKITWIKQALSIMTTDTFGKMSCAVVQTNKDFINIAGIAKGSGMIAPNMATMFGFIFTDANISQEVLNKMLKRNTENTFNAITVDGDTSTNDMVLVFSTRKAKNRIINDINSKVAKDFEKALYEVMLDLSKQVVLDGEGAKKFLTIKVSGASNDKFAKEVAMSIANSPLVKTALAGSDPNWGRILMAIGKTNERVKQDKIEIKIGDFLITKYGMQVPSYDELKVKNYMLGEDIIFDVNLNLGKGKFTAYTCDFNAEYISINADYRS from the coding sequence ATGACTACGTTATTTCAAAACTTTTTTAAGAAAAAACAATTGAATAGAGTTACCAAAGATTTTCCTGAGATGCCAAGCATTGATGGCCTAGAGATGTCAACGGCAAGTGCAGGTTTGTATAATACCAATAGAGACGATGTAAGTTTATTTTATTTTCCGGATGGTGCGATATTTTCAGCAGTTTATACAAAATCCTCAACAAGATCTGTTTGTATTGATTGGAATATTAAAGCAAATAAAAAAGACATTAGAGCCTTATTAGTAAACACCAGAAATGCAAACGCATACACAGGCAAACAAGGCTTAAATAGTATTATTGAGTTAGCTAAATTTTTTTCAGATAAAAAAAAAATTTCAAATAAACAAATTTTATTTGCTTCCACAGGAGTCATTGGTCAACCATTTCCTCTTGCAAAAGTTAAAGGAGCTCTACCTAATTTAATTGAAAAATTAAAAAGACCTATAAAAATAACTTGGATTAAGCAGGCCTTGTCTATTATGACTACCGACACATTTGGAAAAATGAGCTGTGCAGTTGTTCAAACTAACAAAGATTTTATAAATATAGCAGGTATTGCAAAGGGCTCAGGAATGATAGCGCCTAATATGGCAACTATGTTCGGTTTTATTTTCACTGATGCAAATATTTCTCAAGAGGTCCTTAATAAAATGTTGAAAAGAAATACTGAAAACACTTTTAATGCAATCACTGTTGATGGCGATACTTCAACCAATGATATGGTGTTAGTTTTTTCAACTAGAAAAGCTAAGAATAGAATTATTAATGATATTAACTCTAAAGTAGCAAAAGATTTCGAAAAAGCTCTTTATGAAGTAATGCTCGATCTTTCAAAGCAAGTTGTTTTAGATGGTGAAGGAGCTAAAAAATTTCTTACAATAAAAGTTTCAGGAGCTTCTAATGATAAATTTGCAAAAGAAGTTGCAATGTCCATTGCTAATTCTCCCCTTGTAAAAACTGCTCTTGCCGGAAGTGATCCTAATTGGGGAAGAATACTTATGGCTATTGGAAAGACCAATGAGAGAGTTAAACAAGATAAAATAGAAATTAAAATTGGTGATTTTTTGATCACAAAATATGGAATGCAGGTACCTAGTTATGATGAGCTTAAAGTTAAAAATTATATGCTTGGTGAAGATATTATTTTTGATGTGAATTTAAATTTAGGTAAAGGAAAATTTACTGCATATACCTGCGATTTTAATGCAGAATATATTTCAATTAACGCAGACTATAGATCTTAA
- the mbfA gene encoding iron exporter MbfA: MIPGFGFRKKFSDLSEKEILALAISSEEDDAAIYRNYAEHLKNDYPDTSKIFHDMARVEDSHRKLLLDTFKKRFGDNIPLIRRDHVSGFYNRKPVWLMKNLSIDRIRLESEMMERDAYNFYMKAAQMSTDASTRKLLGDLAAAEAGHTVAADNLIEKHAAGDTKEIEARTAKRQFILTWVQPGLAGLMDGSVSTLAPIFATAFATQDTWTTFVVGLAASVGAGISMGLTEAVSDDGVISGRGSPVKRGLACGIMTAVGGLGHALPYLIPHFWTATILAMIIVFFELWAIVWIQNKYMEAPFLRATLQVVVGGGLVLAAGILIGTG; this comes from the coding sequence ATGATACCTGGTTTTGGTTTTAGAAAAAAATTTTCAGATCTTAGTGAGAAAGAAATACTAGCTTTAGCAATATCGTCTGAGGAAGATGATGCTGCTATTTATAGAAACTATGCTGAGCATTTAAAAAACGATTATCCAGATACATCCAAAATATTCCATGACATGGCAAGAGTTGAGGACTCTCACAGAAAATTGTTGCTTGATACCTTTAAAAAAAGATTTGGAGATAATATTCCATTAATAAGAAGAGACCATGTTTCTGGTTTTTATAATCGAAAACCTGTTTGGTTAATGAAAAATCTAAGCATTGATAGAATTAGACTCGAGTCTGAAATGATGGAACGTGATGCATATAATTTTTACATGAAAGCTGCTCAAATGAGCACTGACGCATCAACAAGAAAATTACTTGGTGACTTGGCAGCTGCTGAGGCTGGCCACACAGTTGCTGCTGACAATCTTATTGAAAAGCATGCGGCCGGAGATACAAAAGAAATAGAAGCTAGAACTGCAAAAAGACAATTTATTTTAACTTGGGTTCAGCCTGGTTTAGCTGGATTAATGGATGGCTCCGTTTCTACACTTGCTCCAATTTTTGCAACAGCCTTTGCAACACAAGATACATGGACAACTTTTGTTGTTGGTCTAGCAGCATCCGTTGGGGCTGGAATATCCATGGGGCTTACAGAGGCAGTATCTGATGATGGAGTAATTTCAGGAAGAGGTTCGCCTGTAAAACGCGGGCTTGCATGCGGAATAATGACTGCTGTTGGTGGATTAGGTCACGCACTTCCCTATTTGATTCCACATTTTTGGACCGCAACTATCCTTGCAATGATTATAGTATTTTTTGAATTATGGGCGATTGTTTGGATTCAAAATAAATACATGGAAGCGCCTTTTCTTAGAGCAACTTTACAAGTCGTTGTGGGCGGTGGGTTAGTTTTAGCTGCCGGAATCTTAATTGGTACAGGTTAA
- a CDS encoding FTR1 family iron permease → MYESLAPYLSSFFILFREGFEALLIAILVFTYLDKVNARHQRPAVMWGLVAGVVASLILALAVKQIAAITHAHEEIFEGSVMLIASGMLAYVAYFSHNAKKHVEGEVDKAVATGNPIFLSLTVFFAIIREGFEIVLFYAALFTSAIYSTVPVIAGAATGTFALIFVYLGLKKITKVLPIGVFFRVSSILLLMLSIYFGYEGTKELYAGLRELKII, encoded by the coding sequence ATGTACGAATCTTTAGCGCCTTATCTTAGTTCTTTTTTCATTCTTTTTCGTGAGGGATTTGAAGCTTTATTAATTGCAATATTAGTTTTCACATATCTAGATAAAGTAAATGCCAGACATCAGCGTCCAGCGGTTATGTGGGGCTTGGTTGCAGGTGTTGTTGCATCATTAATTCTTGCCTTAGCAGTAAAACAAATTGCTGCGATCACCCACGCCCATGAAGAAATATTTGAAGGTTCAGTAATGTTAATTGCTTCTGGAATGCTTGCTTATGTTGCTTACTTCAGTCACAACGCAAAAAAGCATGTTGAAGGAGAAGTCGACAAAGCTGTTGCTACAGGAAATCCAATCTTTTTATCTTTGACCGTTTTTTTTGCAATTATCAGAGAGGGTTTTGAAATAGTTTTATTTTACGCAGCATTATTTACCTCGGCTATTTATAGTACGGTTCCAGTAATTGCTGGGGCGGCAACTGGTACTTTTGCATTAATTTTTGTTTATTTAGGACTCAAAAAAATCACAAAAGTTCTTCCAATTGGAGTTTTTTTTAGAGTTTCCAGTATTTTATTATTAATGCTTTCAATTTATTTTGGTTATGAAGGCACTAAAGAATTATATGCAGGCCTTCGTGAGCTTAAGATAATCTAA